A region of Sulfurimonas sp. DNA encodes the following proteins:
- the napH gene encoding quinol dehydrogenase ferredoxin subunit NapH, which yields MATLWSNYRYLILRRITQIGLLLMYFGANHWGWTILMGNLSSSNFLNVIPLSDPYAALQMLAAGAILATDLLIGVAIITIFYLLIGGRVFCSWVCPINIITDTAGYLRNKLEIDRNQKRQPASRNMRYWVLVLSLIISAAMGITAFEFISPISMVHRGIVFGLGFGWAAMLIIFLFDLFVLKNGWCGHICPLGGFYSLLGRFSLIRVHHKAENCTACMKCITVCPEKQVLYMIDKESIPVLSGECTNCARCIDVCDDEALNFSIRELVTTKKRESNNENNK from the coding sequence ATGGCAACATTATGGAGTAACTACCGATATTTAATTTTAAGAAGAATAACTCAGATAGGTTTACTATTGATGTATTTTGGAGCGAATCATTGGGGTTGGACTATCCTTATGGGAAATCTTAGTTCATCAAATTTTTTAAATGTCATTCCGTTAAGTGATCCTTATGCTGCCTTGCAAATGCTTGCAGCTGGTGCTATTTTAGCAACTGATTTACTTATAGGTGTTGCAATAATTACTATATTTTATCTACTAATTGGCGGTCGTGTCTTTTGTAGTTGGGTTTGTCCAATAAATATAATAACAGATACAGCAGGGTATTTAAGAAACAAACTAGAAATTGATCGTAACCAAAAAAGACAACCAGCATCTCGAAACATGAGGTATTGGGTTTTAGTCTTAAGTTTAATCATATCAGCAGCGATGGGCATCACTGCTTTTGAATTTATTAGTCCTATCTCTATGGTTCATAGAGGTATAGTATTTGGTTTAGGATTTGGATGGGCAGCAATGCTCATTATATTTCTTTTTGACCTATTTGTTCTTAAAAATGGCTGGTGTGGGCATATTTGTCCACTAGGTGGTTTTTATTCACTTTTAGGTAGATTTAGTCTAATTAGAGTACATCATAAAGCAGAAAATTGTACTGCTTGTATGAAGTGTATAACTGTTTGTCCAGAGAAGCAAGTTTTATATATGATAGATAAAGAAAGTATACCTGTACTCTCAGGAGAGTGTACAAACTGTGCTAGATGTATCGATGTATGTGATGATGAAGCTTTAAACTTTTCAATCAGAGAACTAGTAACAACAAAAAAACGGGAGAGTAATAATGAAAACAATAAGTAA